Proteins encoded within one genomic window of Methanosarcina barkeri str. Wiesmoor:
- a CDS encoding YkvA family protein, whose product MDKINNLRTKPVDANLEHFNISPEKTSDTDLGFPEEVRDYRYRSTDFRNIWYYLGLLFSMLLDSFKGRYPLPKKTTILLIFAFLYLISPVDIIPDVFPLIGLVDDVAVLVFSLNFIRDDLENYRAWKNYSN is encoded by the coding sequence TTGGATAAAATCAATAATCTCAGAACGAAACCGGTTGACGCAAATTTAGAACACTTTAACATTAGCCCAGAAAAAACTTCTGACACTGACCTGGGTTTTCCTGAAGAAGTAAGAGACTATCGTTATCGTTCAACAGATTTCAGAAATATCTGGTATTATTTAGGACTATTGTTTTCTATGTTATTAGATTCTTTTAAAGGGAGATACCCGCTTCCAAAGAAAACCACAATATTGCTAATATTCGCTTTTCTGTACTTAATAAGTCCAGTTGACATCATTCCAGACGTTTTTCCTTTAATTGGACTTGTGGATGATGTCGCTGTGCTTGTTTTTTCACTTAATTTTATTAGAGACGACCTGGAAAATTATAGAGCCTGGAAAAATTATAGTAACTGA
- a CDS encoding DUF3267 domain-containing protein, with protein sequence MILSSLLSFKIIEIFSPFSLADFGVTPSQISVTIGLQDLVFFIGLSAVIIFIHEFLHLIFVPDFLTSEKTFLGITYFGGFAYSEEVLSKSRFILILLAPFVVISIILPGILGVLNLLNPLVKFMILASAMGSGVDMLSLVLILIQVPAGAYLTCNGMRTYWKKTDTIIPGST encoded by the coding sequence ATGATCCTGAGCTCTCTGCTTTCTTTTAAAATCATTGAAATATTTTCGCCTTTCTCTTTAGCAGATTTTGGTGTTACTCCCTCGCAAATATCGGTAACCATAGGCTTACAAGACCTTGTGTTCTTTATCGGGTTGAGTGCAGTTATTATTTTCATTCATGAATTTCTTCATCTTATCTTTGTTCCAGATTTTCTAACCTCAGAAAAAACTTTTTTAGGAATTACTTATTTTGGTGGATTTGCTTATTCGGAGGAAGTACTGTCTAAATCAAGATTCATTCTTATCTTACTGGCACCATTTGTTGTAATCTCTATAATACTACCTGGAATTTTGGGAGTCCTGAATTTATTGAATCCTCTGGTAAAATTTATGATATTAGCAAGTGCAATGGGTTCCGGTGTGGATATGCTGTCTCTGGTCTTGATACTAATTCAGGTGCCTGCAGGTGCGTATTTAACTTGCAATGGAATGAGAACTTACTGGAAAAAAACAGATACAATCATTCCCGGAAGTACCTGA